One window of the Methyloceanibacter stevinii genome contains the following:
- a CDS encoding acetamidase/formamidase family protein — translation MLCNHTIHKHHHHFGWDNAIDPILTVTPGETVEIETIDASAGQVGPDTTLEEFLARDASRVNPVTGPIYIEGAEPGDAVAVTFKDFQPSGWGWTANIPGFGLLADQFTEPALHIWKYDARTLAPALFGASAAVPLRPFCGTVGLAPAAPGVHSVIPPSRVGGNLDIRDNAVGTTLYLPVEVAGGLLSLGDTHAAQGDGEVCGTAIESPMVVAVEIGLIKQARLAFPRFETNGLVSRHLDEAGYRATTGVGPDLMQAARDAVSGMIDWLCASTNMAAVDAYMLCSVCADLRISEIVDAPNWTVSLYFPKMVLR, via the coding sequence GTGCTCTGCAATCACACGATCCATAAGCACCACCATCATTTCGGCTGGGACAACGCTATCGACCCGATCTTGACCGTGACGCCGGGCGAGACGGTCGAGATCGAGACCATCGATGCCTCGGCCGGGCAGGTGGGGCCCGACACCACGCTCGAGGAGTTCCTTGCGCGCGACGCCTCCCGCGTGAATCCCGTGACCGGGCCCATCTATATCGAGGGCGCGGAGCCGGGCGACGCGGTGGCCGTGACCTTCAAGGATTTCCAGCCGTCCGGTTGGGGTTGGACCGCGAATATTCCGGGCTTCGGGCTGCTGGCCGACCAATTCACCGAACCTGCGCTCCATATCTGGAAATACGATGCGCGGACGTTGGCGCCGGCCTTGTTCGGGGCCAGCGCCGCCGTCCCCTTGAGGCCATTCTGCGGCACCGTGGGGCTCGCCCCCGCCGCGCCCGGCGTGCACTCGGTGATCCCGCCGAGCCGGGTGGGCGGCAATCTCGACATCCGCGACAACGCCGTCGGCACGACGCTCTACCTGCCGGTCGAGGTCGCGGGTGGCTTGCTGTCGCTCGGCGACACCCATGCGGCCCAAGGTGACGGTGAAGTCTGCGGCACGGCCATCGAGAGCCCCATGGTGGTCGCGGTCGAGATCGGCCTCATCAAGCAGGCGAGGCTCGCTTTTCCGCGTTTCGAGACGAACGGGCTGGTTTCCCGCCATCTGGATGAGGCCGGGTACCGAGCCACGACGGGCGTGGGGCCGGATCTGATGCAGGCGGCGCGGGATGCCGTCTCGGGCATGATCGATTGGCTTTGCGCCAGCACAAATATGGCGGCGGTCGATGCATATATGCTGTGCAGCGTCTGTGCCGATCTGCGGATCAGCGAAATTGTCGACGCTCCCAACTGGACGGTTTCGTTGTATTTTCCGAAGATGGTGCTGCGCTAG
- a CDS encoding FecR family protein has translation MTLPRSAVAIALLCSAGVGLALSAPAYAAKVGVAAAVNPDAFSSLSGVPNKQLNIGKSIFYNERIETTAQGLVQVLLVDGSTFTVGPNSNLVIDKFVYDPNKKTGELVATFSKGSMRFIGGKLSKNAGGVKVNTPSGALAIRGGMFQGNTQKKIYSFLYGHSMSMQGRNGRTQTVYQPGYTLDLSRGGSGTVRPTTAEDTAVFARALTSRGGSTASNSENGGQSNGGQGGSDGGSEGGGQQQAGTNQLSQSVSIQDMVSSATSEAINNEIEKQIEEQKTQDTPPPTNTPAKTPTPTTTTTPPAPPPEIDARIIQTAPNGIATGDFNTTFQVIDRRLVADLPSVDPEGCEGQNCEVDVQSDFSSDFAELDVNNLGGRPSLQFDFPETLQCVNGFCPVTDAKVIVDGETVEYFGGAVIKPGFFAYQVARGENANEELGPLNALDESLLIFGGKKHNFQAPSGKIYVFALTSDVIQQSAAPFASAMSTDYSTPDDVIGVVTPLLAKEQNTGAPDDQSRPVWLQSTFALGTGESSRQSFVNIALGEWSPEGGIQGSRRGGSDLDGEDYSFTGDIASLEGPDGGHFLGADDALPNAVLTLGGPGTENAGRDTPLNGDTSPIEQSGATYHVAAGTEAIEGSETSSGTFTGFAAGFSQRAGNNELRSLVNNSADEVVLELDSPTNTLTASVNVGDGRLLQNPRYSYQFGGEGNSALISDNVFGAIETPGESEIGETTLELVPTIITKTFLKGTPWETTKTYEIDVPTLVDHDYTPDVEGYIVSADALGANEVLFAGQTVTNPADPEGPLVQRRAFCQDCDFIKWGAWGTRSRYTDHSGKQVTEDTHLGWWIAGDVVPEENIDRLQELQATALYEGDAIGTVAKFKNGTWNQSVARGDMTLDWKFAKRSGDFSIKNFDNRNFGGKLVNLPGTSGFSGIVGKLNTNNAGRSIVGSASGSFVGFRGLDKTPKGVIGNFDVHQANDKWRANGIFGGTQRINR, from the coding sequence TTGACGCTGCCACGCAGCGCCGTGGCGATCGCGCTGCTTTGTAGCGCGGGCGTTGGCCTTGCCCTGTCCGCCCCCGCCTATGCCGCCAAGGTCGGCGTCGCAGCGGCCGTTAATCCGGACGCCTTTTCGTCGCTCTCCGGCGTGCCCAACAAGCAGCTGAATATCGGCAAGTCGATCTTCTACAACGAGCGCATCGAGACCACGGCGCAAGGGCTCGTGCAGGTGCTGCTGGTGGACGGCTCGACCTTCACGGTCGGCCCCAACTCCAACCTCGTCATCGACAAGTTCGTCTACGACCCGAACAAGAAGACGGGCGAGTTGGTCGCGACCTTCTCCAAGGGCTCCATGCGCTTCATCGGCGGCAAGCTGTCGAAGAACGCGGGCGGCGTGAAGGTGAACACGCCGTCGGGCGCGCTCGCCATTCGCGGCGGCATGTTCCAGGGCAACACGCAGAAGAAGATCTATTCCTTCCTCTACGGCCACTCTATGTCGATGCAAGGCCGGAACGGGCGAACGCAAACGGTCTATCAGCCCGGCTACACGCTCGATCTTTCGCGCGGCGGCAGCGGCACCGTCCGCCCCACCACGGCCGAGGATACGGCTGTCTTTGCGAGAGCACTGACCAGTCGCGGCGGTTCGACTGCATCGAACAGCGAAAACGGCGGTCAAAGCAATGGTGGTCAAGGCGGATCCGACGGCGGATCCGAAGGCGGCGGGCAGCAGCAGGCCGGAACGAACCAGCTATCTCAGTCAGTCAGCATTCAGGACATGGTTTCCAGTGCGACTTCAGAGGCTATCAACAACGAAATCGAAAAACAGATCGAAGAACAGAAGACGCAAGATACTCCGCCGCCGACCAACACGCCGGCGAAGACACCAACGCCAACCACCACAACTACTCCGCCTGCCCCGCCGCCTGAGATCGACGCACGCATCATCCAGACGGCGCCGAACGGCATCGCTACCGGCGATTTCAACACAACCTTCCAGGTCATCGACAGACGTCTTGTCGCCGACCTTCCGTCCGTCGATCCGGAGGGCTGCGAGGGGCAGAATTGCGAAGTCGACGTTCAGTCTGACTTCAGCTCGGACTTCGCAGAACTAGACGTCAACAATCTCGGCGGCCGGCCGTCGCTGCAGTTCGATTTCCCGGAGACACTTCAGTGCGTCAACGGCTTCTGTCCCGTCACGGATGCGAAGGTGATCGTCGACGGCGAGACGGTGGAATATTTCGGCGGGGCGGTCATCAAGCCAGGTTTCTTTGCATATCAGGTGGCCCGAGGCGAGAACGCCAACGAAGAGCTGGGGCCGCTCAACGCTCTCGACGAATCCCTTCTCATCTTCGGCGGCAAGAAGCACAATTTCCAAGCTCCCAGCGGCAAGATTTATGTTTTTGCGCTCACGAGCGATGTGATCCAGCAGAGCGCGGCTCCGTTCGCATCCGCCATGTCGACCGATTACTCGACGCCCGACGATGTGATCGGCGTCGTCACACCGCTACTGGCCAAGGAGCAGAATACCGGCGCCCCTGACGATCAGAGCCGGCCGGTTTGGCTACAATCGACCTTTGCCCTCGGTACCGGCGAGTCCAGCCGTCAGTCCTTCGTCAATATCGCGCTGGGCGAATGGTCTCCGGAAGGTGGCATTCAAGGATCTCGCAGGGGTGGCTCGGACCTCGACGGCGAGGATTATAGTTTCACGGGCGACATCGCGAGTCTCGAAGGCCCCGATGGCGGTCACTTCCTCGGTGCCGACGATGCGCTACCGAATGCCGTCCTGACCCTCGGCGGCCCCGGCACCGAAAACGCCGGCCGCGACACGCCGCTCAATGGCGACACAAGCCCAATTGAGCAGTCGGGGGCCACTTATCACGTCGCCGCTGGGACCGAAGCCATCGAGGGGAGCGAAACGTCGTCCGGCACCTTCACTGGCTTTGCGGCCGGCTTCTCGCAACGGGCCGGCAACAACGAGTTGCGCTCGCTCGTCAACAATTCGGCGGACGAAGTCGTTTTGGAGTTGGATTCGCCCACCAACACGCTCACAGCGTCGGTCAATGTGGGAGATGGTCGGCTGCTTCAGAATCCCAGATACAGCTACCAATTCGGAGGTGAAGGCAATTCGGCCCTTATCAGCGACAATGTCTTTGGAGCAATTGAAACACCGGGCGAGTCGGAAATCGGCGAGACAACGTTGGAGCTTGTCCCGACCATCATAACCAAGACTTTCCTCAAGGGCACGCCGTGGGAGACCACGAAGACTTACGAAATCGACGTGCCTACTCTGGTCGACCATGACTACACGCCGGATGTGGAGGGCTATATCGTCAGCGCGGATGCCTTGGGCGCAAACGAGGTGCTGTTCGCTGGACAAACGGTGACGAACCCCGCGGACCCTGAAGGTCCACTCGTCCAGAGGCGCGCCTTCTGCCAGGACTGCGACTTCATCAAATGGGGCGCTTGGGGCACGCGCTCGCGCTATACCGATCACTCGGGCAAGCAGGTCACCGAGGATACCCATCTTGGCTGGTGGATTGCGGGCGATGTTGTCCCAGAAGAGAATATTGATAGGCTCCAGGAACTCCAAGCAACGGCACTTTACGAAGGTGACGCGATCGGCACCGTCGCCAAGTTCAAGAACGGGACTTGGAACCAGTCTGTCGCCAGGGGGGACATGACCCTCGACTGGAAGTTCGCCAAACGTAGCGGCGATTTCTCAATCAAGAACTTCGACAACCGGAACTTCGGCGGTAAGCTCGTAAATTTGCCGGGAACGTCGGGATTCAGCGGCATCGTCGGCAAACTCAACACTAACAATGCAGGTAGGTCGATCGTCGGCTCCGCGAGTGGCTCCTTTGTCGGGTTCCGAGGGTTGGACAAGACCCCAAAGGGCGTAATCGGGAACTTCGACGTGCACCAGGCCAACGACAAGTGGCGCGCCAACGGTATCTTCGGCGGCACGCAGCGTATCAATCGCTGA
- a CDS encoding Hsp20/alpha crystallin family protein: MRDPKSDPTARMFAEACAMLKQAEQLQRQFFGPSSGTSSACWEPPVDIFETEREVTVITALPGVRPEAVRAEIEGTTLIVTGVRAIPAAGRGANIVRLEIPYGRFERRIAISSRLRLIGKELENGCLKLIFTKAG, from the coding sequence ATGCGTGATCCCAAGTCCGACCCAACCGCGCGGATGTTCGCCGAGGCCTGCGCGATGCTCAAACAGGCCGAGCAACTCCAGCGGCAGTTTTTCGGGCCGTCGAGTGGCACCAGCAGCGCCTGCTGGGAACCGCCGGTCGATATTTTCGAGACCGAGCGCGAGGTGACCGTAATCACGGCGCTGCCGGGGGTCCGCCCCGAGGCCGTCCGGGCCGAGATCGAAGGCACGACGTTGATCGTCACGGGCGTCCGGGCCATTCCGGCCGCGGGGCGCGGCGCCAATATCGTCCGGCTCGAGATTCCCTACGGGCGATTCGAGAGGCGCATCGCCATTTCCAGCCGTTTGAGGCTCATCGGCAAAGAACTCGAAAATGGATGTCTGAAACTGATCTTTACGAAGGCAGGCTAA
- a CDS encoding FecR family protein, translated as MGAVRAVVAFMALGAAILGAPTHAAANKVGVAAAVNPDAFSGGKEIRIGKSIFYNERISTDANGVVQVLLVDGSTFTVGKNSNVVIDKFVYDPNKKTGEIVTSFSKGSMRFIGGKISKNPGGVTVNTPDGSLAIRGGMAQGAITSRGTIFSFLFGNEMVFKSKSGKVYTVYQPGYTLDLSSGVPTIRPTTAEDIQTILASLSNGNTNTAGVTTDNQPPPQNFVILPQDFQQMIIDATGTRISDEILQQILALQETTIEQLEETSIDFTIGGYGSGIAHDDYGNYTTVGSKYSTDFDYNEDSDVITLTLHNVEGSPQPSGPNLGIFKFSPVSNNNWTLSSLRLIDHSGNPFYVTDPTGGAERRTQVMCPGCNFIEWGEFHADYKYSSYPNDPYAMQEDINNGWWVGGAVTAFKDLPTTGTATYSGTARGTILDYNLDGAQVEGRGDLDMSWSFAKRSGQLSISDFKAISSPLQNYTPPTLNVSGTMSTPGSVNRFSGDISGMAGQIPVSGGAFGSFVTDGRRPAAGVIGNWGAKT; from the coding sequence GTGGGTGCCGTACGCGCAGTCGTAGCGTTCATGGCACTCGGCGCGGCGATTCTCGGTGCGCCAACGCACGCCGCCGCGAACAAGGTGGGCGTGGCGGCCGCCGTCAATCCGGACGCCTTTTCCGGCGGCAAGGAAATCCGCATCGGCAAATCGATCTTCTACAATGAGAGGATCAGCACCGACGCCAACGGCGTGGTTCAGGTTCTGCTCGTGGACGGCTCTACCTTCACCGTCGGCAAGAACTCCAACGTCGTCATCGACAAGTTCGTCTACGACCCCAACAAGAAGACCGGCGAGATCGTCACGTCCTTCTCGAAGGGCTCGATGCGCTTCATCGGCGGCAAGATCTCGAAGAATCCCGGCGGCGTGACCGTCAACACGCCGGACGGCAGCCTGGCCATCCGCGGCGGCATGGCCCAGGGCGCGATTACCTCGCGCGGCACCATCTTCTCCTTCCTTTTCGGCAACGAGATGGTCTTCAAGAGCAAGAGCGGGAAGGTCTACACGGTTTACCAGCCCGGCTACACGCTCGACCTGAGCAGCGGGGTGCCGACGATCCGGCCGACAACCGCGGAAGACATTCAGACGATCCTGGCCAGCCTATCCAACGGCAACACGAATACGGCCGGCGTGACCACGGACAACCAGCCCCCGCCGCAGAACTTCGTGATCCTGCCGCAAGACTTCCAGCAGATGATCATCGACGCCACCGGTACGCGGATCAGCGACGAAATCCTGCAGCAAATACTCGCGTTGCAGGAGACGACTATCGAGCAGCTCGAGGAGACGAGCATCGACTTCACGATCGGCGGCTATGGCAGCGGCATCGCGCACGACGACTACGGCAATTACACCACCGTCGGGAGCAAGTACTCGACCGACTTCGATTACAATGAGGACTCCGACGTCATCACGTTGACGCTGCACAACGTCGAAGGGTCTCCGCAACCATCCGGACCAAATCTCGGCATCTTCAAGTTCAGCCCGGTCTCCAACAACAACTGGACCCTGTCCAGCCTCCGGCTCATCGACCACAGCGGAAACCCATTTTACGTGACCGACCCGACCGGTGGGGCAGAACGGCGGACGCAAGTGATGTGCCCGGGTTGCAACTTCATCGAATGGGGCGAGTTCCACGCGGACTATAAGTACAGCTCTTACCCGAACGACCCGTACGCCATGCAGGAAGACATCAACAATGGCTGGTGGGTTGGCGGCGCGGTCACCGCGTTCAAGGACCTGCCGACGACCGGCACGGCGACCTACTCCGGAACGGCCCGGGGCACGATCCTCGACTACAATCTGGACGGCGCGCAGGTCGAAGGCCGCGGCGATCTCGACATGAGCTGGAGCTTCGCCAAACGCTCGGGCCAGCTCTCGATCTCCGACTTCAAAGCCATTTCGTCGCCCTTGCAGAATTACACCCCGCCGACGCTGAACGTCTCCGGCACGATGTCCACACCGGGAAGCGTGAATCGCTTCTCCGGCGACATCAGCGGCATGGCCGGACAGATTCCCGTTTCGGGCGGCGCCTTCGGCTCCTTCGTGACCGACGGACGGCGCCCGGCTGCCGGAGTCATTGGCAACTGGGGCGCAAAGACATGA
- the lon gene encoding endopeptidase La, producing MNEQDQNLTTESLQKTEETTESQTTTGQEESAFPELPNDAVILLPTRNAVLFPGVVAPLMVGRPQTVAGAQAAAQAGKPVGVLLQSDPSADAPGPDQLNRVGTIAEIMRYVTSPDGAHHLVVRGMNRFKVLEILDGYPFLAARIEEIGGLEVFSTELAARVHQLRERAREALSLLPNAPDELGGALEQIESPSMLADFIANVMDISPPEKQGILETFDVSDRIDKVLRELVQQIEVLRLSKQIGEQTQESLSGRQREHILREQLRQIQKELGEGEDGEAEIAELREAIDKAEMSEEAETQAKKELRRLERMPEASAEHGMIRTYLDWLIELPWSKLSEETIDIAEARRILDEDHYGLPKVKQRILEYLAVRKLNPDGNSPILCFVGPPGVGKTSLGQSIARAMGRQFGRISLGGVHDEAEIRGHRRTYVGALPGNIVQALRKAETRNPVFMLDEMDKLSASFHGDPSAALLEVLDPAQNSTFRDNYLGVPFDLSKVMFIGTANVLDQIPAPLRDRMEVIEIPGYTEDEKVEIAKRYLVKRQLEASGLSPEQCEITEEALRTIIDGYTREAGVRNLEREVGAVCRHVAMQIAEGGQSRMRIDVDDLHGILGARKVDNEVAMRTSVPGVATGLAWTPTGGDILFIECTKVPGKGRLILTGQLGDVMKESAQAALSLLKVRAGHLGIEQSVFDTSDIHLHVPAGAIPKDGPSAGVAMFIALTSLFTGRTVRSDIAMTGEISLRGLVLPIGGVKNKVLAAVRAGIKTVMLPERNRRDFEDIPEAAREAVKFVWMSTVDDALAAALSPPEVPADSPNDLSDDQRRLASG from the coding sequence ATGAATGAGCAAGACCAAAACCTGACCACCGAGAGTCTGCAGAAGACCGAGGAGACCACCGAGTCCCAGACCACCACGGGACAGGAAGAGTCGGCCTTTCCCGAGCTGCCGAACGATGCGGTCATTCTGCTGCCGACGCGCAACGCGGTGCTGTTTCCGGGCGTGGTCGCCCCCCTGATGGTTGGGCGTCCCCAGACCGTCGCCGGCGCGCAAGCGGCTGCACAAGCGGGCAAGCCCGTCGGCGTGCTGCTGCAGAGCGACCCGAGCGCCGACGCGCCGGGCCCCGACCAGTTGAACCGTGTCGGCACCATTGCCGAGATCATGCGCTATGTGACGTCGCCCGACGGCGCCCATCACCTCGTCGTGCGCGGCATGAACCGCTTCAAGGTTCTGGAGATCCTCGACGGATACCCGTTCCTTGCGGCGCGGATCGAGGAAATCGGCGGATTGGAAGTGTTCTCAACCGAGCTTGCGGCCCGGGTCCATCAGCTGCGCGAACGTGCGCGTGAGGCCCTGTCGCTCCTACCCAATGCGCCGGACGAACTCGGCGGTGCCCTGGAGCAGATCGAGTCGCCCTCCATGCTGGCCGACTTCATTGCCAACGTCATGGATATCAGCCCGCCGGAGAAGCAGGGCATCCTCGAGACATTCGACGTGTCCGACCGCATCGACAAGGTGCTGCGCGAACTCGTGCAGCAGATCGAGGTATTGCGCCTGTCGAAGCAAATCGGCGAGCAGACGCAGGAGTCCCTGTCCGGGCGCCAGCGCGAACACATCCTGCGCGAGCAGCTTCGCCAGATCCAAAAGGAGCTTGGCGAAGGCGAGGACGGCGAGGCCGAGATCGCCGAGCTGCGCGAGGCCATCGACAAGGCCGAAATGTCCGAGGAAGCGGAGACGCAGGCCAAGAAAGAACTTCGCCGCCTGGAGCGCATGCCCGAGGCGTCAGCCGAGCACGGCATGATCCGGACGTATCTCGATTGGCTGATCGAGTTGCCTTGGTCGAAGCTCTCCGAGGAGACGATCGACATTGCCGAGGCGCGCCGGATCCTCGATGAGGATCACTACGGTCTGCCGAAGGTGAAACAGCGGATCCTGGAATATCTTGCGGTCCGCAAGCTCAACCCCGATGGCAACAGCCCGATCCTGTGCTTCGTCGGCCCGCCCGGCGTCGGCAAGACCTCGCTCGGCCAGTCGATCGCCCGCGCCATGGGCCGTCAGTTCGGGCGAATCAGCCTCGGCGGCGTGCATGACGAAGCGGAAATCCGCGGTCACCGGCGCACCTATGTCGGCGCCCTGCCCGGCAATATCGTGCAGGCGCTGCGCAAGGCCGAGACGCGCAATCCCGTCTTCATGCTCGATGAGATGGACAAGCTCAGCGCCAGCTTCCACGGCGACCCGTCCGCGGCGCTGCTCGAGGTCCTGGATCCGGCGCAGAACAGCACGTTCCGCGACAACTATCTGGGTGTCCCGTTCGACCTGTCGAAGGTGATGTTCATCGGCACCGCGAACGTGCTCGACCAGATTCCGGCGCCGCTCCGCGACCGCATGGAGGTCATCGAGATCCCCGGCTACACCGAGGACGAGAAAGTCGAGATCGCCAAGCGCTACCTGGTCAAGCGCCAGCTGGAGGCGAGCGGTCTCAGCCCGGAGCAGTGCGAGATCACCGAAGAGGCGCTGCGCACGATCATCGACGGTTACACCCGCGAAGCGGGTGTCCGCAATCTCGAGCGCGAGGTCGGCGCCGTCTGCCGCCACGTGGCCATGCAGATCGCCGAAGGCGGCCAGTCGCGCATGCGCATCGACGTGGACGACCTTCACGGCATCCTGGGCGCCCGCAAGGTCGACAACGAGGTCGCCATGCGGACATCCGTGCCCGGCGTCGCCACAGGGCTCGCCTGGACGCCGACGGGTGGCGATATCCTCTTCATCGAGTGCACCAAAGTGCCAGGCAAGGGCCGGCTCATCCTGACCGGCCAGCTCGGAGACGTCATGAAGGAAAGCGCGCAAGCCGCTCTATCTCTTCTGAAAGTCCGAGCGGGACATCTTGGCATCGAGCAGAGTGTTTTCGATACGTCGGACATCCATCTGCACGTCCCGGCAGGCGCCATTCCCAAGGACGGGCCGAGCGCGGGCGTGGCCATGTTCATCGCCCTCACCTCGCTCTTTACGGGGCGCACCGTACGCAGCGACATCGCCATGACCGGCGAAATCTCGCTGCGCGGCCTCGTGCTGCCGATCGGCGGGGTGAAGAACAAGGTGCTGGCCGCGGTGCGCGCCGGGATAAAGACCGTGATGCTGCCCGAACGCAATCGCCGGGACTTCGAGGATATTCCGGAAGCCGCGCGCGAGGCGGTCAAGTTCGTCTGGATGTCGACGGTGGACGATGCCCTGGCCGCGGCCCTGAGCCCGCCGGAGGTACCCGCCGACAGCCCCAACGACCTTTCCGACGATCAGCGCCGGCTGGCCAGCGGCTAG